The DNA region TTACCCTATTTGGACTTCATTTCTGCTGGTATTTTGGCTCAGAGTATTTTGTTTGTGGCAATTTTTAGTGGTGGGATGACGCTTATCTGGGAGCGAGATTTAGGCATTGTCCATAAATTTTTAGCTAGTCCTACACCCCGTGTAGCGATGGTTTTAGGCAAAGGTTTAGCATGTGGGGTACGGTGTTTATCTCAGGTAATATTCATTTACGGACTGTCATTTTTATTAGGTGTCAAACTAAATCTTTATCCCCTAGCTATTCTCCAAGTACTGCTGCTAGTCATAATGGGGGCAGGAACATTTTGTATTTTTTCATTAATTATTGGCTGTTTGGTGAAAAGCCGAGAAAGGATGACGGGTATTGGACAATTGTTAACCATGCCGTTATTTTTTGCTAGCAATGCCATCTATCCGATCTCGTTGATGCCGAGTTGGTTAAAGTTCATTTCTCATTTAAATCCGTTGACTTATCTGGTTGACGGCTTACGTAGCACGATGCTGCTGAATGGCACTAGCATCTATGGCTTTGGTCTGGATTGTACAATTCTCTTATTCACATTAATAATTTTGGCCATCCTTGGTGGAAAACTTTATCCACGGGTGGCTATGTAACTAGGAGAACAACAAGCCCATGACCTTGGATAAACCTAATCAAGGTGCAACTTCCGAAGAATGTGCCGCTAGAGTAATGGAGACAGTTCCATTAGTGATGCGGTTTATCCGAGCGGATATGCGTGCCCATAGTGCCGCTTTTTTATCTATACCTCAATTGCGATCGCTAGCATTTATCAACCGGAATCCTGGTGCTTCATTATCTGACTTAGCAGAGCATTTAGGTGTCACCTCTGCCACGGCATCAGCAACCATAGAACGCTTGGTACAACGCGACTTCGTGAAACGGATTGCTCATCCTCAAGAGCGGCGGCGGGTGCTGCTCAATTTAACTGAAGATGGAAAACACCATCTTAAGCAATCCCAAGATCAAACTCGCGCTCATATTACCGACTTACTAAAAGGTCTTTCAGAAGACCAAATTTCCAACATTGAAGAAGGCTTAACTCTACTAAAAAATGTCTTCGAGAAAACAGAACTCAAAGCCCCATAACTTTGAGGTTGCACAACACGATCCCTCTTATTTGGCCCGGTAATTTCTGTTGTGGGTGGTGGAATTGGCACAATTTTAGTAGTGATTGCTACAGCTATGATTTGGCCAGGAATTCGTAAGTTAGGAGCTTTGCAAGAGTATAAATAAATTTAAAATGGAAGTATTAGATGATGGAGTTATATCCACTACTAAGTCTTCCATACATAATAAAAACCCCACCCTATGCAAAAGCTACAAAATTATAATTGTTATCTCTTGCTAGAATGGGATTTTTGTTTAGTAAAAGTTGCATATCGCTTAATTAAGAGGTAGACAAACCCAGAGTTTTAGGATTATGTCTAACTTAAATTTACCAGTTGCCATACTAAGCAGTTGGGCTACCACCAATATTTGGTATATTGCCTCCGGTTGGAATACCATACTTAGAGGGGTCGAAGCTATTAGCCGTTGGAATACCATACTTAGAAGGGTCGAAGCTATCAGCTGTTGGGATGCCAGAGCTACCTAAACTAAAGCTGCCTTCTTTGGGAATTCCATACTTATCAAAATCGAAGCTATTAGCCGTTGGGATGCCATACTTAGCAGAATCGAAGCTGCCTTCTTTGGGAATTCCATACTTAGCAGAATCGAAGCTGCCTTCTTTAGGAATTCCATACTTATCAAAATCGAAGCTGTCAGCCGTTGGGATGCCAAAAGCGCCTCCGGCTGCGAAAGGATCGCTGGGATTGCTAGCCTGACTACCACCATTAACGGGATTACCAAAAACAGAATTTGTATCAGATGCCATTAGAGTTAATTCTCCTATTAGGATATAAATCTTGCTTCATTAATAAATGTCAAAAATGCAAAACTAAGCTTCATCAGTAGCTTTTTTATTGCTTTTTTAATTGCTAATATTGAGCTTCCCGAACTGAATTACAGAGTGTTTTTATGAAATTTACCGAGTAAAAAAACCTGCAATTCACGCTGGTTATGTCAATTAATATAAATAAATTAACTTATTTATACAATGAAAAATCTTTAGATGCTTGTGCCAAATCTTTAGATACTTTTAGTATTGAAATTTGCAGGGTAAGATCATTGAAATTGATATAAATCAGACTTGACAAATGAGCATCATGAGTAAAAAGACAGCAATGCGTGTTTTAAAAATTTCAATGAGCAGATTATTCCTATAGGAATCCGGTTTGATTTCTGAAAATATACGTAGGATGTGTTAGCACAGAGAGTACGGCATAAAACTCGTGTTCATAGTGCGTTACGAACTCCGTTCTAACACACTCTACAATACTTAATTTCGTTCAAAAATCAAATAGTAATCCTATATAGCAATCAGATTTGATTGCGTGAAAAAATTTAAGTATATGTAGGGTGCGTTAGGAGGGAGTCCGTAACGCACCAAAGTCTTTGGACTGTAGATTTATCTTTAATTTTTAATTTTTTGACGATGGTTAGCAGCTTGTAATAACAGAGATTCGGCAAATGCGATCGCGTCAGTTGCAGATTTACCACCAGCTAACTGTGCTAGTTCTTCCCGGCGAGTATTTAAATTCTCCAAGGTAGTAACTCTGACGACAGTACGCTGTTCGGCGTTGTCATTGTTGGCTTTTTTACCTTTGCCTTGATTGATAGTTTGCTTATCGACGCGGAAATGGCGATCGGCCATTGCTGCGACTAAAGGCTGGTGAGTAACACATAATACTTGGTTGCGTTGACTTAGCTGGTGTAATTTTTCAGCGATCGCTTGGGCGACTCTTCCCGAAACCCCAACATCAATTTCATCAAAAACCATTGTTCCAGCCGCATCAACCTGAGAAAAACAAGCTTTCAACGCCAGTAAAAAGCGGCTCATTTCCCCGCCAGAGGCAACTTCCGTTAAAGGTTGCAGGGGTTCTCCAGGGTTGGAACTAAACATAAAGGTAATTTTATCTGCTCCCATAGCAGTTGGGAAAGCTGGTAATATTTCAACCAAAAATTTCACTTTTTCCATCGCTAGAGGCTTGAGTTCAGCTATCAAACGTGATTCTAAATTAGCAGCCGCCTTACCCCGTAGTTGAGTTAACTGATTACTTGCTTGGGTGAGTTTTTCAAAACACACCTTTTCTTGCTGTTCTAAGTTTTCGAGAGATTGTTCGCTGTCATTAAGTTGGGCTAATTCCCCTTGGATACGTTCGTAATAAGCGATCGCTTCTGTAAGTGTCGGCCCATACTTGCGGCAAATTTGCTTTAATTCCTGAATTCGTTCTTCCACCTCTTCCAATCGGTGTGGATCGGCTTCCAATCCATCCCCATAGGCATTAATCTGCCTTCCCACTTCCATTACCGCAGCTTGCGCGTCCCTCACTAATTCCAATAAGGGTTGCAATTGCGTATCATATTCCACCATGTCATTTAATATCGCCTCACTGTCTCCCAATAAATCACCTGCGGCGGGAGTTTCATTATCGTTTTGATACAAAGCTTGATAAACCTTGTAACTCATTTGTTGCAAATCAACCACATGATTTAGGCGTTCCCGTTCTTGTCCCAACTGTTCCAATTCATCAGGTTCGCACAGATTGGCTGCTCCTAGTTCTTGCACTTGATAAGTGAGCAAGTCGAGTTGTTGTAAGCGTTCTCGTTCTGATGTCCGGCGTTTTTCTAGTGCTAAATTCGCCTGTTGGTAAGCACTGAAACTCGTGGCGACTTTATGACGCTGCTGCATCAGAGAGTCACCGCCATATAAATCCAACCAATCGCGGACTTGAGCAGATTGTCCCACTTGTACAGTTTGACCTTGGGCGGTGATTTCCACCAAGCGATCGCGCATTCCTCCCATAATCTGCCGATTGACCAACACCCCATTCACCCGCGATCGACTGCGGATATTACTAGCAGTAGCTGTGATTTCTCGGCTAATGACTACGGAATTTTCATCAAGTAAATCTATTTCTTGTTCAGTTAACCAAGCGGCTAGGGGGGCGTTTGAGGTGAAAGTCGCTTCTACCATCGCCCGACTTGTCCCCGTGCGAATGACTCTACTAGAGACTTTACCGCCCAAAGCGGCATCAATGGCATCTAAGATAATCGATTTTCCAGCGCCGGTTTCACCTGTTAACACATTTAGTCCCGCGCCAAATTCCAATTCCAGTTGGTCAATTAGGGCAAAGTTTTCAATTCGCAGGCAAAGCAACATCAAGCCAAATTCTCCATGAGGGCAGATGCCGGATACTTCTAACTTACAGGATAATAGGTTTCATCTTTGAGCAACTAGCAATACCTAATACTATTGAACTAGTGTGCCCGTTTAAGTGTAGCAGACTAGTGGGGAGTGGGGGATGAGGGAGATGAGGAAGAAATAATTAATGCCCAATGCCCAATGCCCCATTGCCAATTCCCAATTTCTAAACATATTGTTACAATACTTAATGTGATCGTTCTGACTGGTGGCCATTCTTCATGATTGTTAAGACACTTCCCCCTAGTTCCCGACCGATTCAGGAGAACAGTAGCAACGGCACAAATAGCCGAGGCGAACTGGACGTAATTGATATAGTGCCAGAAGATGGTACGCCAAGCTTAGTTGTGCGATCGCCAAGACTTTTAGCAGCCCAGCAGTTGAGGACAACAGCCCAACCTGAGATGCTTTACGATCCTGTGGTTATAGCGGCGCATTACCAAAACAGACCCCTACAAGTTGTACGGCGGATTTTCGCCGTGTTGGGGCCGGCTCTATCCTTTGCTTTTGGGTTGTGGTCGGATAGTAAACGGGGAATTATCGTCAAAAATGATCGCCGCCGAGCCGCTCAATTACGAGTATTGTTGACTAAACTGGGGCCTGCTTACATCAAAATTGGACAAGCTTTATCCACCAGACCGGATCTAGTTCCTCCGGTATACCTAGAAGAATTAACTAAACTACAAGACCAATTACCACCTTTCCCCAACGAACTTGCTTACCAGTTTATTAAAGAAGAACTAGGCGCACCTCCAGAAGAGGTTTACGCCGAACTCTCGCCCCAGCCAATTGCTGCGGCTTCATTGGGGCAAGTGTATAAAGGTAAGCTCAAAACTGGTGAAGAAGTTGCTGTTAAAGTTCAACGCCCCGACTTAAGAGAGGGGATTACTATTGACTTGTATATCTTGCGTAACCTTGCTGCTTGGGTGCAGAAAAGAGTCAAACGGGTAAGAAGTGATTTAGTTGGGATTCTCGATGAATTAGGCGATCGCATTTTTGAAGAGATGGATTACATCCATGAAGGCGAAAATGCCGAGCGATTTTTCGAGTTATACGGTCATATAAAAGACGTATATGTACCGAAAATTTACTGGGAATATACCAATCGTCGCGTCTTGACGATGGAGTGGATTAACGGTACTAAATTAACCCAGACAGAAGAAATTAGCGCCCAAGGTATAGATGCTCGTTATCTAATTGAAGTGGGTGTGCAGTGTTCCCTGCGCCAGTTGCTAGAACATGGATTTTTCCATGCAGATCCCCACCCTGGTAATTTATTAGCAACAACCGATGGTAAGTTAGCTTATCTCGACTTTGGCATGATGAGCGAGATTAAGCCACCACAGCGTTATGGT from Nostoc commune NIES-4072 includes:
- a CDS encoding ABC transporter permease, which codes for MTQQEPDVLLNGWVKAPPTVQGNFISAIKELVTKTLAIAELEIRKLRHDPTDLVVRAVQPVLWLLIFGQVFTRTRAIPTGNLPYLDFISAGILAQSILFVAIFSGGMTLIWERDLGIVHKFLASPTPRVAMVLGKGLACGVRCLSQVIFIYGLSFLLGVKLNLYPLAILQVLLLVIMGAGTFCIFSLIIGCLVKSRERMTGIGQLLTMPLFFASNAIYPISLMPSWLKFISHLNPLTYLVDGLRSTMLLNGTSIYGFGLDCTILLFTLIILAILGGKLYPRVAM
- a CDS encoding MarR family winged helix-turn-helix transcriptional regulator, whose translation is MTLDKPNQGATSEECAARVMETVPLVMRFIRADMRAHSAAFLSIPQLRSLAFINRNPGASLSDLAEHLGVTSATASATIERLVQRDFVKRIAHPQERRRVLLNLTEDGKHHLKQSQDQTRAHITDLLKGLSEDQISNIEEGLTLLKNVFEKTELKAP
- the recN gene encoding DNA repair protein RecN, producing the protein MLLCLRIENFALIDQLELEFGAGLNVLTGETGAGKSIILDAIDAALGGKVSSRVIRTGTSRAMVEATFTSNAPLAAWLTEQEIDLLDENSVVISREITATASNIRSRSRVNGVLVNRQIMGGMRDRLVEITAQGQTVQVGQSAQVRDWLDLYGGDSLMQQRHKVATSFSAYQQANLALEKRRTSERERLQQLDLLTYQVQELGAANLCEPDELEQLGQERERLNHVVDLQQMSYKVYQALYQNDNETPAAGDLLGDSEAILNDMVEYDTQLQPLLELVRDAQAAVMEVGRQINAYGDGLEADPHRLEEVEERIQELKQICRKYGPTLTEAIAYYERIQGELAQLNDSEQSLENLEQQEKVCFEKLTQASNQLTQLRGKAAANLESRLIAELKPLAMEKVKFLVEILPAFPTAMGADKITFMFSSNPGEPLQPLTEVASGGEMSRFLLALKACFSQVDAAGTMVFDEIDVGVSGRVAQAIAEKLHQLSQRNQVLCVTHQPLVAAMADRHFRVDKQTINQGKGKKANNDNAEQRTVVRVTTLENLNTRREELAQLAGGKSATDAIAFAESLLLQAANHRQKIKN
- a CDS encoding ABC1 kinase family protein gives rise to the protein MIVKTLPPSSRPIQENSSNGTNSRGELDVIDIVPEDGTPSLVVRSPRLLAAQQLRTTAQPEMLYDPVVIAAHYQNRPLQVVRRIFAVLGPALSFAFGLWSDSKRGIIVKNDRRRAAQLRVLLTKLGPAYIKIGQALSTRPDLVPPVYLEELTKLQDQLPPFPNELAYQFIKEELGAPPEEVYAELSPQPIAAASLGQVYKGKLKTGEEVAVKVQRPDLREGITIDLYILRNLAAWVQKRVKRVRSDLVGILDELGDRIFEEMDYIHEGENAERFFELYGHIKDVYVPKIYWEYTNRRVLTMEWINGTKLTQTEEISAQGIDARYLIEVGVQCSLRQLLEHGFFHADPHPGNLLATTDGKLAYLDFGMMSEIKPPQRYGLIEAIVHVVNRDFEGLAKDYVKLDFLSPETDLTPIIPAFARVFADAQGASVAELNIKSITDELSALMYEYPFRVPPYYALIIRSLVTLEGIAIYIDPTFKVLSEAYPYVSKRLLTDPAPQLRASLQDLLFKDGRFRWNRLENLLKNARNSQDYDFNLVLNQGIEFLASERGAFIRDKLVDESVNGLDALGKNVLHNFTYLLRERVGLTAVNETPAATVEQQQTLEHIKRILGILRETRGFDPIELAPKIAQLLVNSDVQRLGQQIANRFTQKAVARLIRQLLAS